A genomic stretch from Cyprinus carpio isolate SPL01 chromosome A12, ASM1834038v1, whole genome shotgun sequence includes:
- the klhl11 gene encoding kelch-like protein 11, with amino-acid sequence MLECVCLSVLHHLNILRTLRTDRADTEMAAAAPNPEDASRNSGGPSTANALAGEGESEEAEEFASATHCSELSRRQNEQRKLGLFCDVTLAFSSAPGASNSFEFSAHRSVLAAATDYFTPLLGGQFSESVTRRVEMKEWSSEAGLDQETVESVIQFMYTGEIRVSTANVHEVLELADRFLLVQLKDFCGEFLKRKLSLGNCVAVHSLAHMYTLDQLALRAADMIRRNFHKVIQDEEFYTLPFHLVRDWLSDAEITVDSEEILFDAVVKWVQKNSEERVKYFEELFRLLRLPQIKPTYLTRVVKNEPLVGQNAACLQLVSEAVEGHAIRFENLKSADTEFWASYMATFQPRFGQNMDVIMVVGGVSEGGDYLSECVGYFVYEDRWVNLPHIHNHLDGHAIAATDTHVYVAGSMEPGFAKTVERYNPNRNTWEQVSNLTTRKHSFGLTCIKNILYSIGGHGNFSPGFKDVSVYEPDQDKWHNLESAPKILRDVKAISVEDRYVYVMARTPIDTDSDDGLKTVTTRYDTDSRQWQEVDSLPLIDNYCLFQMAVASTNFYHTASCCPKSYINVRDDVARQKISARISDDILESLPPEVTSIEGAAICYLGDDVFVIGGWKNSDDVDKQYRKEAYRYCAERKRWMLLPPMPQPRCRATACHVRIPYRFLYGCQRYPMPQNLARQRDRMQQMQQLHRRTLTLRRQLQSQIEC; translated from the exons ATGTTGGAGTGTGTATGTTTGAGTGTGCTCCACCACCTCAACATACTACGCACTTTACGAACCGACCGCGCGGACACCGAGATGGCTGCAGCCGCCCCGAATCCAGAGGACGCCAGCCGAAACAGCGGCGGGCCAAGCACGGCGAACGCTCTGGCAGGAGAAGGAGAGTCTGAGGAGGCCGAGGAGTTTGCCTCCGCGACCCACTGCTCGGAGCTCTCCCGGCGGCAGAACGAGCAGCGGAAGCTCGGGCTCTTCTGTGACGTGACACTGGCGTTCAGCAGCGCCCCGGGAGCCTCCAACAGCTTCGAGTTCAGCGCCCACCGCTCTGTCTTAGCTGCGGCCACGGATTATTTCACGCCGCTACTCGGGGGACAGTTTTCGGAGTCGGTGACGCGGAGGGTGGAGATGAAGGAGTGGAGCAGCGAGGCGGGCCTCGATCAGGAGACGGTGGAGAGCGTCATCCAGTTCATGTACACGGGCGAGATACGAGTGAGCACTGCGAACGTGCATGAGGTTCTGGAGCTGGCGGACAG GTTCTTGCTTGTGCAGTTGAAGGATTTTTGTGGAGAATTTCTCAAGAGGAAGCTCAGCCTGGGCAATTGTGTGGCCGTCCATAGCCTTGCACACATGTACACTTTGGATCAGCTGGCATTacgtgctgctgatatgattcgTCGCAACTTCCACAAAGTCATCCAGGATGAGGAATTTTACACGCTTCCATTCCACCTGGTCAGAGACTGGCTATCAGACGCAGAGATTACAGTTGACTCTGAGGAGATTTTGTTTGATGCAGTGGTCAAATGGGTTCAGAAGAACTCAGAAGAACGGGTAAAGTATTTTGAGGAGCTTTTTCGTCTTCTCAGGCTGCCACAGATAAAGCCAACGTATCTTACAAGAGTTGTGAAAAATGAGCCTTTGGTCGGGCAGAATGCAGCCTGCCTACAGCTTGTGTCAGAGGCTGTGGAGGGTCATGCGATCCGCTTTGAGAACCTCAAATCAGCAGATACAGAGTTCTGGGCTTCATACATGGCCACATTCCAACCAAGATTTGGCCAGAACATGGATGTTATCATGGTGGTCGGCGGAGTCTCTGAAGGAGGTGACTACCTGAGTGAGTGCGTAGGGTACTTTGTATACGAAGACCGTTGGGTCAATTTGCCACACATCCATAACCATCTGGATGGTCACGCTATTGCGGCCACTGATACCCATGTATATGTGGCTGGGTCCATGGAGCCAGGGTTTGCCAAGACTGTAGAGCGCTACAATCCAAATCGCAACACCTGGGAACAAGTGAGCAACCTCACCACACGCAAGCATTCCTTTGGCCTCACCTGCATCAAAAATATTCTGTATAGTATTGGTGGTCATGGCAACTTCAGCCCTGGCTTTAAGGATGTGAGTGTTTATGAACCTGACCAAGACAAGTGGCACAACCTAGAATCTGCTCCTAAGATTTTGAGAGACGTCAAGGCCATTAGTGTCGAAGATCGATACGTTTATGTCATGGCGCGAACGCCCATAGATACTGACAGCGATGATGGGTTGAAGACAGTGACTACTCGCTATGACACTGACAGTCGCCAGTGGCAAGAAGTCGATTCCTTACCACTTATCGACAACTACTGCTTGTTCCAAATGGCTGTAGCATCGACTAACTTCTACCACACGGCTTCTTGCTGTCCCAAGAGCTACATCAACGTACGTGACGATGTAGCTCGTCAGAAGATCAGTGCAAGGATATCTGATGATATTCTTGAGAGCCTTCCCCCAGAGGTTACAAGTATTGAGGGTGCTGCTATCTGCTATCTTGGTGATGATGTGTTTGTGATTGGTGGCTGGAAGAACAGTGACGATGTGGATAAGCAGTATCGCAAGGAGGCATACCGTTATTGTGCTGAGCGCAAACGCTGGATGCTTCTGCCGCCCATGCCTCAGCCACGCTGCCGTGCCACAGCATGTCACGTTCGCATTCCCTACCGCTTTCTATATGGCTGTCAGCGTTACCCAATGCCACAGAATTTGGCGCGCCAGAGGGACCGTATGCAGCAAATGCAACAGTTACACCGTCGCACGTTAACACTACGCAGGCAGTTACAATCACAGATTGAATGCTGA